The Impatiens glandulifera chromosome 3, dImpGla2.1, whole genome shotgun sequence genome contains a region encoding:
- the LOC124928811 gene encoding 40S ribosomal protein S20-2-like, with the protein MAYAPPNMKQTKPGLEETQEQIHKIRITLTSKNVKNLEKVCGDLVKGAKDKSLRVKGPVRIPTKVLRITTRKSPCGEGTNTWDTFELRVHKRVIDLFSSPDVVKQITSITIEPGVEVEVTIADS; encoded by the exons ATGGCTTACGCTCCTCCTAACATGAAGCAGACGAAGCCGGGTTTGGAAGAAACCCAGGAACAGATCCACAAGATCAGGATCACCCTTACCTCTAAGAATGTTAAAAACCTCGAGAAAG TTTGTGGGGATTTGGTGAAAGGTGCCAAGGACAAGTCATTGAGGGTTAAAGGACCAGTGAGAATTCCAACCAAGGTCCTTCGCATCACCACCAGGAAGTCGCCTTGTGGTGAAG GAACCAACACTTGGGACACTTTTGAGCTTAGGGTACACAAGCGTGTGATTGATCTGTTCAGCTCACCGGATGTAGTGAAGCAGATCACTTCTATTACCATTGAACCCGGGGTTGAGGTCGAGGTCACAATTGCTGACTCTTAA
- the LOC124928807 gene encoding protein EXORDIUM-like 3 produces the protein MAQWWCSSSPHMAPALAITITLLSLSSICLFSPAAAWRPWPNIKPNSTDLIFAGSKKYEGSSEFVHLRYHMGPVLTANITLHIIWYGTWKNSQKRIIRDFVNSISSTDSKPPSVSGWWKTVQLYTDQTGANISRTVRLGEEKNDRFYSHGKTLTRLSIQSVIKSAVTASTRPLPVNPKSGVYLLLTADDVYVQDFCQSVCGFHYFTFPSIVGFTLPYAWVGNSGKLCPGQCAYPFAVPNYIPGLKAVKSPNGDVGIDGMISVIGHEIAELSTNPLINAWYAGQDPVFPVEIADLCEGIYGTGGGGSYTGQMMNGGDGATYNMNGIRRRFLVQWLWNHVLNYCTGPNALDQ, from the coding sequence ATGGCCCAATGGTGGTGTTCAAGCAGCCCACACATGGCCCCTGCACTCGCCATAACCAtcactcttctttctctctcctccatTTGCCTCTTCTCCCCTGCCGCCGCCTGGAGGCCATGGCCCAATATCAAACCCAACTCCACCGATCTCATCTTCGCCGGTTCCAAAAAATACGAGGGCTCGTCGGAGTTCGTCCACCTCAGATACCACATGGGTCCTGTCTTAACCGCAAATATAACCCTCCATATTATCTGGTACGGGACATGGAAGAATTCCCAGAAACGGATCATCAGAGATTTCGTCAACTCAATCTCCTCCACCGATTCTAAACCGCCGTCCGTCTCCGGCTGGTGGAAAACCGTTCAACTCTATACAGACCAAACCGGAGCCAACATCTCCCGGACCGTCCGGCTCGGCGAGGAGAAGAACGATAGGTTTTACTCTCACGGCAAGACCCTCACGCGCCTCTCTATACAGTCGGTGATTAAAAGCGCCGTAACGGCATCCACACGGCCGTTACCGGTGAACCCGAAGAGCGGGGTATACCTTCTACTAACGGCTGACGACGTCTACGTGCAGGATTTCTGTCAGTCTGTATGTGGGTTTCACTATTTCACGTTTCCGTCAATCGTGGGATTCACGCTCCCGTACGCGTGGGTGGGGAATTCTGGGAAGTTATGTCCGGGTCAATGTGCATACCCGTTTGCGGTACCGAACTATATACCCGGGTTAAAAGCAGTGAAATCGCCGAATGGAGACGTTGGGATTGACGGGATGATAAGTGTTATCGGGCATGAAATAGCGGAGCTGTCGACTAACCCGTTGATAAACGCCTGGTATGCGGGTCAAGATCCGGTGTTTCCAGTTGAGATTGCGGATCTTTGCGAGGGGATATATGGGACGGGTGGAGGTGGGTCGTACACGGGTCAGATGATGAATGGAGGCGATGGAGCCACGTATAACATGAATGGGATCAGACGGCGATTCTTGGTTCAGTGGCTGTGGAACCATGTATTGAATTACTGTACTGGACCAAATGCACTTGAtcagtag